One Spinacia oleracea cultivar Varoflay chromosome 4, BTI_SOV_V1, whole genome shotgun sequence DNA segment encodes these proteins:
- the LOC110792889 gene encoding cytochrome P450 76AD1-like has translation MDYKITLAMVCTSLLIIICFYVSVCKMFLHRPDTKLPPGPKPMPIFGNIFEVGEKPHRSFTNLSKIYGPILTLKLGTITTIVVSSSEVAKEMFLENDKFFCNRTIPDSVKAGNHDKLSMSWLPVSKKWRNFRKILAVQLLSSQRLDASQALRQAKVEQLLEYVQECCRKGQSIDIGKAAFTTSLSLLSNTFFSKELAHHNNSSACQEFKELMWCIMEEIGRPNYADYFPILGYIDPFGIRRRLTTYFDRLISVFQDIIRERLRKEQFCSRDGSATSDVLDTLLNLYKQNELSMDEINHLLVDIFDAGTDTTASTLEWAMSELIKNPEKMTNVQDEIEQALGKNCKIVQESDISKLPYLQAIIKETLRLHPPTVFLLPRKADDDVTLYGYNVPKNAQVLVNLWAIGRDPKVWPNPDVFWPERFLERDIDIKGRAFELLPFGAGRRICPGLSLACRMLNLMLATLVQSYNWKLEDGMIPKDLDMSEKFGITLQKVKPLRLIPVAK, from the exons ATGGATTACAAGATCACACTAGCAATGGTATGCACAAGTTTGTTGATTATTATTTGCTTTTACGTTTCGGTTTGCAAGATGTTTCTCCACCGGCCCGATACCAAACTTCCTCCCGGGCCTAAACCCATGCCGATATTTGGTAACATTTTTGAGGTCGGAGAAAAGCCCCACCGATCATTTACCAATCTTTCAAAAATATATGGTCCTATACTAACCCTAAAGTTAGGTACTATTACTACCATAGTTGTCTCCTCATCTGAAGTAGCTAAAGAAATGTTCCTGGAAAACGACAAGTTTTTTTGTAACCGGACTATTCCGGATTCTGTTAAGGCAGGAAACCACGATAAACTCTCCATGTCCTGGTTGCCGGTATCAAAGAAATGGAGGAATTTCCGAAAGATCTTAGCAGTCCAATTGCTCTCCTCACAACGCCTCGACGCGAGCCAAGCCCTTAGGCAGGCCAAGGTGGAACAACTTCTTGAATATGTACAAGAATGTTGTAGGAAAGGACAATCTATTGATATTGGTAAGGCAGCTTTTACGACTTCACTAAGTTTGTTATcaaacacatttttctcaaAGGAATTGGCTCATCATAATAATTCTAGTGCTTGCCAAGAGTTTAAGGAGCTAATGTGGTGTATTATGGAAGAGATTGGGAGGCCTAATTACGCTGATTATTTCCCCATACTTGGATATATTGATCCCTTTGGCATTCGTCGTCGGTTAACGACGTATTTTGATAGATTGATTTCTGTATTTCAAGATATAATCCGTGAAAGACTACGAAAGGAGCAGTTTTGTAGTAGGGATGGAAGTGCAACAAGTGATGTGTTAGATACTCTTCTCAATCTATACAAGCAAAATGAGTTGAGCATGGATGAAATAAACCATCTTCTTGTG GACATTTTTGATGCAGGAACAGATACGACTGCTAGTACATTAGAATGGGCGATGTCAGAGTTGATTAAAAATCCTGAAAAAATGACGAATGTTCAAGATGAAATCGAACAAGCCCTTGGAAAGAATTGTAAAATTGTTCAAGAATCCGACATTTCAAAGCTACCTTACTTGCAAGCGATCATCAAGGAAACATTACGTCTACACCCACCAACTGTATTTCTCTTGCCTAGAAAAGCCGATGATGATGTCACACTATATGGCTACAATGTTCCCAAAAATGCACAAGTCCTAGTTAACTTATGGGCCATAGGGAGAGACCCTAAGGTATGGCCCAACCCAGATGTATTTTGGCCCGAGAGGTTTTTAGAACGCGATATTGATATAAAAGGTCGAGCTTTTGAACTCTTGCCTTTCGGCGCTGGTAGAAGGATATGCCCGGGATTAAGTTTGGCGTGTAGAATGTTGAACTTAATGTTGGCTACACTTGTTCAATCCTACAATTGGAAGCTTGAAGATGGAATGATTCCAAAAGATTTAGACATGAGTGAAAAATTCGGGATCACGTTGCAGAAAGTTAAGCCGCTTCGACTTATTCCGGTTGCAAAGTGA
- the LOC110792903 gene encoding cytochrome P450 76AD1-like has translation MENTTLAFILSISFVCFHVIRSFISKARSKSSKLPPGPKRMPIFGNIFDLGEKPHRSFANLSKIHGPLISLKLGSITTIVVSSADVAKEMFLKNDQALANRTIPDSVRAGDHDKLSISWLPVSAKWRNLRKISAVQLLSNQRLDASQAHRQAKVEQLLTYVKDRSKKGLPVDIGRAAFTTSLNLLSNTFFSVELASHESSASQEFKQLMWNIMEEIGKPNYADYFPILGYVDPFGIRRRLAAYFDQLIAVFQDIIQKRQKIRSTNGAKQTNDILDTLLNLHEENELSMGEINHLLVDIFDAGTDTTASTLEWAMAELVRNPEMMTKVQNEIEQAIGKNCATIQESDIPKLPYLQAIIKETLRLHPPTVFLLPRKADVDVELYGYVVPKNAQVLVNLWAIGRDPKVWKNSEVFSPERFLDCDIDYKGRDFELLPFGAGRRICPGLTLAYRMLNLMMGNFLHSFDWKLEDGMSPKDLDMDEKFGITLQKVKPLQVIPVPKK, from the exons ATGGAAAACACAACACTAGCATTCATACTTTCCATTTCATTTGTATGCTTTCATGTAATTCGATCATTCATTAGCAAAGCTAGATCAAAGTCTAGCAAACTCCCACCGGGGCCGAAAAGAATGCCGATTTTTGGCAACATTTTCGACCTCGGAGAAAAGCCTCACCGATCATTTGCCAATCTTTCTAAGATTCACGGGCCTTTAATAAGCCTTAAGTTAGGAAGCATCACAACTATTGTTGTGTCTTCTGCTGACGTGGCAAAAGAAATGTTCCTTAAAAACGACCAGGCGCTGGCTAACCGAACCATTCCTGATTCTGTTAGGGCAGGGGACCACGACAAACTGTCAATATCGTGGTTGCCAGTGTCAGCGAAATGGAGGAATCTTAGAAAGATATCCGCCGTGCAACTTCTCTCCAACCAACGACTTGACGCTAGTCAAGCCCATAGACAAGCCAAGGTGGAACAACTTCTTACATACGTAAAAGATCGCTCTAAAAAAGGGCTACCTGTTGACATCGGGCGGGCCGCATTTACCACATCGTTGAATTTACTATCAAACACATTTTTCTCAGTTGAATTGGCTAGCCATGAGTCAAGTGCTTCCCAAGAGTTTAAGCAACTCATGTGGAATATAATGGAGGAAATTGGCAAACCAAATTACGCAGATTATTTCCCTATTCTTGGCTACGTTGATCCCTTTGGTATACGACGTCGTTTGGCTGCTTACTTTGATCAACTCATTGCTGTATTCCAAGACATTATTCAAAAAAGGCAGAAAATTCGATCAACAAATGGTGCAAAACAAACAAATGATATTCTCGACACACTTCTCAACCTCCACGAAGAGAATGAGTTGAGTATGGGAGAAATTAATCATCTTCTTGTG GACATATTTGATGCAGGAACAGACACTACCGCTAGCACATTAGAGTGGGCAATGGCCGAACTAGTAAGAAACCCAGAAATGATGACCAAAGTTCAAAACGAAATTGAACAAGCCATTGGAAAAAATTGTGCAACAATTCAAGAATCAGATATCCCAAAACTACCTTACTTACAAGCCATTATCAAGGAAACTTTACGTTTGCACCCTCCAACCGTATTTCTATTACCTCGAAAGGCAGACGTTGATGTAGAATTATATGGTTATGTGGTACCAAAAAATGCACAAGTTTTAGTCAATCTTTGGGCAATTGGTCGTGATCCAAAGGTATGGAAGAATTCTGAAGTGTTTTCGCCTGAGAGGTTTTTAGACTGTGATATTGACTATAAGGGACGCGATTTTGAGCTCCTGCCCTTTGGGGCTGGAAGAAGGATATGTCCCGGATTAACTTTGGCTTACAGAATGTTGAACTTAATGATGGGTAATTTTCTTCACTCCTTTGATTGGAAGCTTGAAGATGGCATGAGTCCAAAAGATTTGGACATGGATGAGAAATTTGGTATCAcattacagaaggttaagcctctCCAAGTTATTCCTGTCCCTAAGAAATAa